The following is a genomic window from Aminivibrio sp..
GAACGAAGAAGCCTTTTTCGATGTACTGGAAAAGGACGTTACGGCCAAGATGGCCTATTGGGCCATAAGGCTTGCCCTTTTCAGGAACGATTATGAAGCCGTATCCAGGGTCAAGACCTGGATGAAAAGTGCAGCGGATGTATTCGAGGGCGTAACCCAGCCTCCGAAGATCTGGTTTTCTCTGACAGATTTGCCCGGGAAAAAGGACATCGAGGAGATGGAAGGGCTCGCATTCTCCCTTGACGACCTCCAGAGAATGAACTCCCAGTCCTCGCGGCCGGTTGTGCTGTACAGCAAGTCGGGATACCTCATTCTCTCCGATTTTGGAGGAGAAGGCCCAGATTCAGCTTTCAGGATATGGATGTTTCTCCCCATTACTCTCTGGAATGAAATGCGGGAACGGAGAAAGCTTTCCATCCGGGAGATTGTCATGGCATCATGGGGATACCTGGACGGCCTGGGTGCGGAAAAAGAGCGGTCCCGGTACTCCCAGCGGACTGCGGCACAGGGAACAAGAACGGTATAAAAACAGGAGAGAGGCTTTTCGGCCTCTCTCCTGTTTTTATACCGGCTTTGGGAAAACCCGTTCAGCTGACTTTCCATTTCTTTTCCACACATTGAAGGGAAAAGCTCGTTACGCTCGTCATCACAAGGTAAATTATTCCCACCGCGATGAACGTTTCGAAGGACGCATAGGTAACGCTCCTCACCTGCTGTCCCACCATGGTAAGTTCTGTTATGGCAAGGGTGGACAGCAGGGAAGATTCCTTGATGAGGGTGACGAACTCGTTCCCGATGGCGGGGAGCATGTTCCTGATAGCCTGGGGAAGGATTATGAAGCGCATGGTCTTCAGGTACGAAAGACCGAGCACCTTGGATGCTTCCCACTGTCCCTTCGGCACCGCTTCAATTCCTCCCCGGACAATTTCACCCACGTATCCCGACGAATTGATTGAAAGGCCGATTATGCCGGCGGTAAAGGCAGGCAGATTCAGCCCGAGGGAGGGAAGTCCGAAGTAAATCAGGAAGAGCTGGATGAGAAGCGGTGTCCCTCTTATAATATAAATATAGGTCGCTGCGGCAGCCCGAACGGGCGCAAAGGGAACCACCCTGAGGGCACCGACGAAAATGCCGAGAATTGCCCCGAACAGGACGGAGAGAGCAGAGGCCTGAATAGTCACCTTCGCTCCGGTAAGCAGCATATGGAGATATGGGACGATGGCGGAAAAATCAAGCGTCATGCCGGCATGCCTCCTTTTTGTCTCCTTCGGTAAGCTCTTTCCCGAAGTGTACGAGCATTCTCTGGAGGAAGAGCTTTGTCCTGGGAAGTTCCGGACAAGAGAAGATTTTTTTCGGGTGTCCCTGTTCGACGATATTGCCGTCTGCCATGAAAAGCACTCTGTCAGAGACTTCTTTTGCGAACATCATCTCGTGGGTGATGATCATCATGGTCATACCGGAATCGGCGAGGCCTGCGATTACATCAAGCACTTCGCCCACGAGCTCCGGGTCGAGGGCGCTGGTCGGCTCGTCAAACAACATGATTTTGGGATTCATCGCCAGAGCTCTTGCAATGGCCACCCTCTGACACTGGCCTCCAGAGAGTTCGTTCGGCCGCGCGTTTCTCTTTTCTTCCAGCCCGACCCTCTTCAGAAGGGCCATGGCGTTCTCAAAAGCGTCTTCCCTCGAAAGTCCGAGAATTTGGATGGGGCTCAGCGTGAGATTGTCCAGGACAGAAAGATGAGGGAAGAGATTGAACTGCTGGAAAATCATACCAACCAGGCGGGCGATATCGCGGTTGGAATGGCTTGCCCCGTCGGTCCTCTTCCCGTAAAGGTAAATCTCTCCGGCGTTTATTTTCTCCAGTCTGCAGATGCACCGCGCAAGGGTGCTTTTCCCCGAACCGCTTGGTCCGATAACCGAAACCACTTCCCCTTCCCGCACTGAAAGAGAAACGTCCCGCAACACGGACAGACTGCCGAAGGATTTATGAAGACCCCGCACCTCAATTGCGGGAAGGGAAGCGGAAGAATCTGAAGGGATCGCTTCGTTATTGGACACACCCGTCACCTCCTGATTAACTGGAACATTATAGCGCAACCGGAGGCAACGTCAAAGAAAAAAACCGCCCCCTAAATCCGCACCTCAGCGGGGAGCGTCACCGGGGAACGCTTGGGCTGGGGGTGCGGATTCAGGGGGGCGGCTCGTTCTACTGGTCGTACCGGGATCTGTAAGTATCGTGATTCAAATCGGACATCAGGTTGTTGAAGGTATCGGAAGAATCGTCCCGGGAAGTGCTTTTGCCGCCTTTCAGTTCAAGTTCCGTCTTTTCCATGATGCATCTCCTTTGCTGCAGAATAAAGAATTACAAAAATGGTCCGTACCAAAGGTGAGCAAATTATAGCACATGGTCCGGACTGCGCAAGGGGGATTGCCAAGACTTTTCGTTTGCCTCACAATAAACGCAGTATACGGAATAAGGGGGACAGGCTTGTGGAAACAGTAAAGCTGGGAGCTGCGACGGAGTACATTCCGGGACGAGTGAACGTGGGGGTTTTTCTGTATCAGGACGGGGCAAGGCTGGTTGACAGCGGACTGGATGACGAAGCGGGAAGAAAAATCGCCCGTATGCTCGAGGAGAGAAAAATTCCTCTCCGGAGAATCGTGACGACCCATTCCAATGCGGACCACTGCGGAGGAAACGCCTTCCTGAGAAAAAGGACCGGCTGCTCGGTAGCGGCGACCCGCCTTGAGTCGGTAGTCATTGAAAATCCGGTCCTCGAACCTCTTCTGCTCTGGTCGGCTTTCCCCTTTGCGGAACTGGGGAACAAGTTTCTCCAGGCGAAACCGTCGGAAGTCGACATGCTCATAGAAAACAGGGGGGTGTTCGATGAATCCGGACTGGAAGCGGTACCCCTGCCGGGGCATTTTCTCGACATGATCGGCGTCAGGACGCCCGATGATGTTTTTTTTGTTGCGGACTCCGTCTTCTCGGAAGATCTCATCGAAAAATATGCCGTTATGTTCGTCCTCGATGTGGGTGCGGCCCTGGAAACCATCGACCGGCTGGTCGAGGCCCAAGCCGCCTGGTTTGTTCCAAGCCACGCGGCCGCCACCGAAAACATCGTTCCTCTTGCCGAGGCCAATCGGAAGGGGCTGCTCCGGGTGAGCGAGGCGGTTCTGGACTGCTGCGGGGAGCCGGCCGGCAGGGAGGAAATCCTTCGGGGCCTGGCGGACCGTTTTTCCCTTTCCATGTCGGTGAGTGAGTACGTTCTGAACAGCGCTGCCGTAGGAGCGCATCTTTCATGGCTGAGAAAGCAGGGGCAGGTTTCTCCCCTTGTGGAGAAAGGGGTTTTGCTCTGGCGGAAAACTTCCTGAAACAGTTAAATGCCGAGGAGCCTGATCCAGAAAGGAAGGGAGATTGCCGAAAAGATGGTTGTTACGGCAATCACTTCTCCGGCGTACTTGTCGTCCATACCCATTCCCTGGGCCACCACGAGAGAGTTTACAGCCACAGGCATGGCGCTTACGAAAACCACTACCTTAAGCATAACGGGATCCACCGGCCACACGAGAAGGAACGCCCATACCACCGCAGGCTGAACCATGAGCTTGATCAGAGTGTCCCTCCATGTTTTCCGGAGCATGGCGGGAACGGACCTGAAAGACAGCCCCGCTCCCACGGCGAGGAGCGCCATTCCCGTCCCGATGTCGCCCAAGACCTTCAGGGTGACATCCACCGGGCGCGGAAATTCGTTCACTCCTGCAAACGAAAAGCCTATCCCGACGAAGCAGGCGATCACCATGGGATTGCCGGCGAGCTTCTTTACCGAGTTGAGAATGGACTTCGGTGAAATTCCCCCGGAGAGGACAATCTGGGATGCCGCGATGGAAATTATGTGGTAGCCTACAAGGCTCATGGCGAAATACAGGGAGAGGCTCTCGAGTCCCGTTGAGCCAAGGGCGATCGAAACGGCGGGAATGCCCATGAAAACCTGGTTTGAACGCATGGAGACGAGCGCGGAGATGGCGAGCCGGTGCCGTTCCTCACCGGCTCGCCTGCCTGCGGCCCAGGCAATCAGGGGCATAAGAAGATAGCTTGCATGGACTGCCGGAAGAAGGTTCAGATTCCCTGCGGCCGTAAGGTCCGCCCTGGCAGTGAGCCGGACAAGAAGGGCAGGGATCGAAAGCCAGTAAAGAATCTTGTTGTTTTCCCTGAACGTGCTCCTCGGGATAATTCCAAACTCGGTGAAAGCCCACCCGATAAGGATGATTGCGGCAATAGGGAATATGATGGCAATTTCATTCATGAAATAAACTCCTTGTACCCCTCATCGGGCTTTTTTTCAGTGAAGTAATATTGGTCGATTATAATACAGTCGCAGGTTTCAAGGCACAACAAAAGTATACACAAAGGAGGATCGTTTATGCAAATCTCACCTGTCATTTTTCGCGAATACGACATTCGGGGTGTTGCCGATTCCGACCTTCCCGATCCGGTGGTGGAAGCCGTAGGAAAGGCCTTCGGTACCTGGCTCCGCCGCCGCGGCGTGGACAAGGTCGCTGTCGGAGGAGACGTCAGGCTCTCCACGGCAAGAATAGAGCAGGCTGCGGTGAGGGGCCTGACCTGGGCCGGGCTCGACGTGGTCAGGCTCGGAACGGTTACCACGCCCATGCTGTACTGGAGCATACCGGGGCTCTCTCTCGGCGGAGGAGTCATGATCACCGGGAGCCACAATCCGAAGGACATGAACGGCCTCAAGCTTGCCTGGGGAACGTCGACCCTTTACGGCGACGAAATTCGGGAGATTCTCCGCATGATCCTCGAGGACGATCTCCAGAAAGGTTCTGCTGAAGGCAGGGTGGAAACAGCAGATATTTCCGGCTTATACCTCGAGATGCTGCAGTCAAAAATCACCCTCGGTCCCAGAAAGCTCAAGGTTGTGGCAGACTGCGGGAACGGAACCGCCGGCCTTCATGCCCGCTCATTTCTGGAGTCCCTGGGGGTCACTGCGGTCCTGCTTTTTGAAAAGCCTGACGGGACATTTCCCAACCATCACCCCGACCCGCAGAAACGGGAAAACCTCGTTTCTCTCATGGAGGCCGTCGTCAGGGAAAAGGCCGATCTCGGCATCGCCTTCGACGGCGATGCCGACAGGCTGGGCGTGGTGGACGAACGGGGAGAGATAATTTGGGGAGATATCCTCATGACTCTATTCTGGAAGGAGATACTTCCGAAGTACCCGGGAGCGGAAGCCATTGTGGAGGTAAAGTGCTCCCAGTCCCTTGTGGATGAAATTCTCAGGCTCGGTGGAAAACCGCTTTTCTGGAAATCGGGGCACTCCCTCATCAAGGCGAAGATGAAGGAGATTGGTGCCGTTTTCGCCGGTGAGCTTTCCGGCCATTTCTTTTTCGCGGACGAGTATTACGGTTTCGACGACTCTTTCTATGCTGCGGGAAGACTCCTTCGGATACTCTCTCACGGCACGGGAAGCCTTTCTGCCATGATCTCCCATGTGCCGGTTTACCTGAGCACGGCCGAAATCAGGATCGACTGTCCGGACGAAAAAAAATTCGCCGTGGTGAACGCAATTCGTGACAAGGCGCTGAAGGATCATGAAGCCATCACCGTGGACGGGGTCCGGATACTGTACCCCGAGGGGTGGGGGCTGATCAGGGCCTCGAACACCCAGCCCGTGATCGTTACCCGGTGTGAGGGAAAAACCGAGAAAGCCCTTGAAGAAATCGGGGCCGACGTAAAAATGAGGCTCCTCGCCGAAGGACTGCCCGATTTCGAGTGGACCTTCTGAAAAAATACAGCGAAAGGGAGGTCGTCAGATCTCCCGTATCCCCTCGAGGGCAATTCCGTTCTGCAGGGTGCGGTATACCCTCTGAACATGAGCGGTCATGAGCCTGGTTACCCTGTCCAGGTCCCTTACGACGATGGCGTCGTACACGTCTTCGTGTTCTCTCAGGAAAATTTCCTTATCGTCGAGGAGCGCGTAGATTCGTTCGTGGGTGGCCATGATGAGGTTGAACGTCATCTTCACGATATTGACGAAGATGAAGTTGTGGGTGGACTCGGCAAGAACAAGGTGAAAATCGTAGTCGCACTGGGCGCGGTGTTCCAGGGATTCCACGTCTTTCCCGGTCTTTGTCAGGATCCGTCTGATTCTCGTCAGGTCCGAAGGCGAAGCGTGCTTGGCTGCCTCCACAGCGATGGCGGGTTCAAGAACGAGCCTGGCCTCAACCAGTTCCAGGATCGCTTCGTCCTGGAGAGGCACCTTTCCCATGCCGCCCCCCTCGCCCCGGGACCTGCGCACGAAACGCCCCTTCCCGGGGATGCTTTCGATAAAGCCCATCATTTCAAGGATTCGGAAACCCTCCCTGAGGGAGCTCCGACTGACGTTCAGTTCCTCGATGAGCTGCCGCTCAGGAGGAAGAGCCGACCCCTGGGGCAGGGCTCCCTCGGCGATCATTCTCTTTACCGTTTTAACGACCTGATCGTAAATCTTTGTTTTTCCTCTTCCGTTCTCCATGGGCTTCTCCTCACAGTGTTAGGCTGATAGGAATATGATAAGATACAGCATAGTCTACTTTATACATCAAGGCAACATCCTTTTTCCCACCTGAGAGGAGGAGTCTTCATGGCGTTTACCGTCCATGTGAAAAACGGGCCCGTTTTTTCGAGCGACGTTCCCGTTACAGGAAAGGCAGTTCTCTCCGAAAGCCGCCCAGAAGGCGGAGACGCTGTCGTAGCCTGGAGAGTAAATAATTATCTCAGATCCCTCGACTGGGTCATCGAAGACTCGGCGGAAGTCGAGTTCATCGACACCTCGTCCTTTGAAGGAATGGAAGTCTACCGGCGTTCCCTCAGCTTTCTCCTTGTCCTTGCCTGCCGGAAAGCCCTGGGCCGAAACATTGTCCTCAGGCATTCCATCAGTGAAGGGTATTACTGGGAAGACCCGGAAGGCGATCTTTCAGGGGAGGATCTCCAGTCCGTCAAAATAATGATGGCGGACCTGGTATCCAAGGACCTTCCCTTCGTCAGGAAAGTCGTCTCCCTCGACAAGGCACGGAAGATTTTCGAACGGCAGGGAAGCTGCGAAGTGGCGAGGCTCTTCAAATGGGCAGGGGTCGATCCGGTTGAACTGTACCGCTGCGCCGACATGTACGGCTATTACTACGCTCCCCTGGCACCGTCCACGGGATACTTGAAGCTTTTCGACCTCAAGCCCCTCGATCCGGGAATGGTGCTCCAGTTCCCGACGATCAACTACCCATCCACCCTTCCTCCTTTCAGAGCATCGAAGAACCTTTCCTCGGTGTTCCTCGACTATGCGCGGTGGCTTGAAGTTCTCGACCTGCGAACCATGGACAGTCTCCACAAGAAAGTCGCAGAGGGCAGGGCTCTCGAAGTCATTCTTATTTCCGAGGCTTTCCATGCCCGAAACCTCGGGAAGATTGCGGAAGAAATTTCCTCCAGGTCCAAGGTCAAGATCGTCGCCATTGCCGGCCCCTCGGGATCGGGGAAGACCACAATCTCGGAACGGTTGAAGATTCAGCTTCAGGTTTGCGGAAAAAATCCCGTAACCCTGGCAATGGACAACTATTTCGTCGATCGCGAGAACACCCCGAAGGACGAGGAGGGCAACTACGATTTCGAGGTTATCGAAGCTCTTGAACTCGAGCTTCTCGAGGACCACCTGAAACGCCTCCTCGCCGGTGAGGAAGTTAATGTTCCCCAGTTCGACTTCATCGAAGGAAAGAAGTGGCCCGGAAAGAAAGTTCGCCTCCATCCCCGGGACATTCTTATCATGGAAGGCATTCACGGCCTCAACGACAGGATTACCGACGTCATCCCGAAAGAAGAGCGCTACGGAATTTTCGTATCCCCCCTGACAGGCGTCTATCTTGACGACCACAACCGGACGAGCACAACCGACAACCGGCTTCTGAGGAGGCTCGTGCGGGATTCCAGAACCCGGGGACATTCCGCAGAATCGACGCTCACCATATGGCCGAAGGTCATCAGGGGAGCCATGAAATACGTCTTTCCCTACCAGAAACGGGCGGATATCATGTTCAATTCATCCCTTCCCTACGAACTCTCCGCTCTCCGGGCTTATGTCGATCCGATTCTGCACACCGTCCCGGAGGAATCTCCTGTCTACGGGGACGCCCAGCGCCTTCTTTCCATGCTTCGTTTTATTCCCATGATTCCGTCTGAAAACATTCCCAATAATTCCATAATCAGGGAATTCATCGGCGGATCCTGCTTCGACGTATAGCGGGAAGCGGGACGGCGGAATGGCGAAGGCGACCATGGAGGACGTCGCCCGTCTGGCCGGTGTGAACAAAGCCACGGTCAGCCGGGCGCTGCGGGGTGACTCCCGCATATCCCAGGCAACAAGGGAAAAGGTCTGGAAAATCGCGAAAAATCTGGGCTACAGGCTTGATCTGGCTGCAAGCAGCCTGTCGGGAGGAAAAACGGGGATTGCCGCTCTTGTCCTTGATGAAATGGATCCCTGGCTGACCGGTCCTTTCCTTGAGGGGCTCAATAGAGTGCTCTCAAGGACCGGAATGGATCTTCTCCTGAAGCTTCCCGGCTGCAATCCGGGAGAACTTTTTTCCTCCCTCGAAGCACGGCACGTAGATTGCATACTCTGGGCAGGAAGGGAGGAACGCTGTCTTGAACATAAGGGGACGTCATCTACTACTCCCATGGTCACCGCCGGCTTTTCTCTCCCCCCAAAACCCGCAGTCCTCATTTCTCCTGAAAGAACTATGGAACGCCTGAAAACTCTGGCAGGAGAAACCGGAACACTGAGATACTGGAACAGCGGAGGAGTCCCTCTCTTTCCTTTTCTCTCCCGGATGATCGTGCCATGGAAAACGGGAGAGAAAAAAATAACGCTCGTGATTGACGGAGAGGACCAAACTCCCCTGCCCGGCGAACGGTGTGTTTTTTGCACGCGGCCGGGAACACATCCTCCGCTTGGTATGTATTCCATCGAATGGCCTGCTTTTGAATTCGGCGTTACGGCGGCGCGCATCCTCGTCAATGTCCTCCATGGCCAGTCACCCGTGCCGGAAGTTACGTACCTGGTACCTACCCTGAAATCACCGGAAGGGGATACATTACCCTACGTAAAATAAACAACGGTTCACCAGAAAAAAATACATCAACCCATGTTGACAGATTCGAATCCTGATGTTATAAATAGCCCGTAAGAGAAACTAAGGTTTACATTACGGGAGGTCTTCGACATGATGTGGATAAAGGATGCTAACGGAAAT
Proteins encoded in this region:
- a CDS encoding amino acid ABC transporter permease; this translates as MTLDFSAIVPYLHMLLTGAKVTIQASALSVLFGAILGIFVGALRVVPFAPVRAAAATYIYIIRGTPLLIQLFLIYFGLPSLGLNLPAFTAGIIGLSINSSGYVGEIVRGGIEAVPKGQWEASKVLGLSYLKTMRFIILPQAIRNMLPAIGNEFVTLIKESSLLSTLAITELTMVGQQVRSVTYASFETFIAVGIIYLVMTSVTSFSLQCVEKKWKVS
- a CDS encoding amino acid ABC transporter ATP-binding protein; the protein is MSNNEAIPSDSSASLPAIEVRGLHKSFGSLSVLRDVSLSVREGEVVSVIGPSGSGKSTLARCICRLEKINAGEIYLYGKRTDGASHSNRDIARLVGMIFQQFNLFPHLSVLDNLTLSPIQILGLSREDAFENAMALLKRVGLEEKRNARPNELSGGQCQRVAIARALAMNPKIMLFDEPTSALDPELVGEVLDVIAGLADSGMTMMIITHEMMFAKEVSDRVLFMADGNIVEQGHPKKIFSCPELPRTKLFLQRMLVHFGKELTEGDKKEACRHDA
- a CDS encoding MBL fold metallo-hydrolase, encoding METVKLGAATEYIPGRVNVGVFLYQDGARLVDSGLDDEAGRKIARMLEERKIPLRRIVTTHSNADHCGGNAFLRKRTGCSVAATRLESVVIENPVLEPLLLWSAFPFAELGNKFLQAKPSEVDMLIENRGVFDESGLEAVPLPGHFLDMIGVRTPDDVFFVADSVFSEDLIEKYAVMFVLDVGAALETIDRLVEAQAAWFVPSHAAATENIVPLAEANRKGLLRVSEAVLDCCGEPAGREEILRGLADRFSLSMSVSEYVLNSAAVGAHLSWLRKQGQVSPLVEKGVLLWRKTS
- a CDS encoding AEC family transporter, with amino-acid sequence MNEIAIIFPIAAIILIGWAFTEFGIIPRSTFRENNKILYWLSIPALLVRLTARADLTAAGNLNLLPAVHASYLLMPLIAWAAGRRAGEERHRLAISALVSMRSNQVFMGIPAVSIALGSTGLESLSLYFAMSLVGYHIISIAASQIVLSGGISPKSILNSVKKLAGNPMVIACFVGIGFSFAGVNEFPRPVDVTLKVLGDIGTGMALLAVGAGLSFRSVPAMLRKTWRDTLIKLMVQPAVVWAFLLVWPVDPVMLKVVVFVSAMPVAVNSLVVAQGMGMDDKYAGEVIAVTTIFSAISLPFWIRLLGI
- a CDS encoding phosphomannomutase/phosphoglucomutase — encoded protein: MQISPVIFREYDIRGVADSDLPDPVVEAVGKAFGTWLRRRGVDKVAVGGDVRLSTARIEQAAVRGLTWAGLDVVRLGTVTTPMLYWSIPGLSLGGGVMITGSHNPKDMNGLKLAWGTSTLYGDEIREILRMILEDDLQKGSAEGRVETADISGLYLEMLQSKITLGPRKLKVVADCGNGTAGLHARSFLESLGVTAVLLFEKPDGTFPNHHPDPQKRENLVSLMEAVVREKADLGIAFDGDADRLGVVDERGEIIWGDILMTLFWKEILPKYPGAEAIVEVKCSQSLVDEILRLGGKPLFWKSGHSLIKAKMKEIGAVFAGELSGHFFFADEYYGFDDSFYAAGRLLRILSHGTGSLSAMISHVPVYLSTAEIRIDCPDEKKFAVVNAIRDKALKDHEAITVDGVRILYPEGWGLIRASNTQPVIVTRCEGKTEKALEEIGADVKMRLLAEGLPDFEWTF
- a CDS encoding FadR/GntR family transcriptional regulator, with protein sequence MENGRGKTKIYDQVVKTVKRMIAEGALPQGSALPPERQLIEELNVSRSSLREGFRILEMMGFIESIPGKGRFVRRSRGEGGGMGKVPLQDEAILELVEARLVLEPAIAVEAAKHASPSDLTRIRRILTKTGKDVESLEHRAQCDYDFHLVLAESTHNFIFVNIVKMTFNLIMATHERIYALLDDKEIFLREHEDVYDAIVVRDLDRVTRLMTAHVQRVYRTLQNGIALEGIREI
- a CDS encoding nucleoside kinase — translated: MAFTVHVKNGPVFSSDVPVTGKAVLSESRPEGGDAVVAWRVNNYLRSLDWVIEDSAEVEFIDTSSFEGMEVYRRSLSFLLVLACRKALGRNIVLRHSISEGYYWEDPEGDLSGEDLQSVKIMMADLVSKDLPFVRKVVSLDKARKIFERQGSCEVARLFKWAGVDPVELYRCADMYGYYYAPLAPSTGYLKLFDLKPLDPGMVLQFPTINYPSTLPPFRASKNLSSVFLDYARWLEVLDLRTMDSLHKKVAEGRALEVILISEAFHARNLGKIAEEISSRSKVKIVAIAGPSGSGKTTISERLKIQLQVCGKNPVTLAMDNYFVDRENTPKDEEGNYDFEVIEALELELLEDHLKRLLAGEEVNVPQFDFIEGKKWPGKKVRLHPRDILIMEGIHGLNDRITDVIPKEERYGIFVSPLTGVYLDDHNRTSTTDNRLLRRLVRDSRTRGHSAESTLTIWPKVIRGAMKYVFPYQKRADIMFNSSLPYELSALRAYVDPILHTVPEESPVYGDAQRLLSMLRFIPMIPSENIPNNSIIREFIGGSCFDV
- a CDS encoding LacI family DNA-binding transcriptional regulator; translation: MAKATMEDVARLAGVNKATVSRALRGDSRISQATREKVWKIAKNLGYRLDLAASSLSGGKTGIAALVLDEMDPWLTGPFLEGLNRVLSRTGMDLLLKLPGCNPGELFSSLEARHVDCILWAGREERCLEHKGTSSTTPMVTAGFSLPPKPAVLISPERTMERLKTLAGETGTLRYWNSGGVPLFPFLSRMIVPWKTGEKKITLVIDGEDQTPLPGERCVFCTRPGTHPPLGMYSIEWPAFEFGVTAARILVNVLHGQSPVPEVTYLVPTLKSPEGDTLPYVK